The Rattus rattus isolate New Zealand chromosome 16, Rrattus_CSIRO_v1, whole genome shotgun sequence genomic interval aaggaccTGGGCACAGGCCAAGAGTCAGGAAGCAGGCAGGGTGTGAGTGCTTCAGGGTGGCTACTATTGGCACCCTAAGAAAGGAGGTAGAACCAGAGGCTCTGACGACAGTTATTTTAGGATTTCTGGAACTTTCCTAAATCCTTATCACCATGTATAAGGACTAGCAGATAAACCTAGCTTTTCGCATGGTAAATGGGACAGGTGGTTACCAGCCAAGAGTAGATTAGAGTCTGAACCCTGATGCCGTGGGAAGAGGTCAGGGCAGAGAGCGTGCTAAGCCAGGAGTCTGAACCTGTGGGATCCAGTGGCTGGATTCCTACGAAAACCACTGAAGCCGGCTACAAACTCTCATGTCCACCTTCCCATGAGCAAGGACAGCTGAGCAGCTCAGACAACAGGTAACCAAGAGTCACCCACAGGGCCCTCACCTTTAGCTCTGCCACAAATGTGTTTGCTCTGACGATGTCAAGGGTTGTCACACCGAATATCTTGTTGGGGTTGTATACGCCATGCTTCTTGAAAACTTCGGCTGTGATGGGGATGGTGGAGTTAACCTAGAAAATCACGAGACAGATGTCAGCTTAGAGTGAAGCCCAGCAACAGACCCTACCAATAACGGTGAGCCAACTGCTAGGCAAGGCTGCCGTCCACCCCACATAAACAAGGCGGCCGTCCATCCCACATAAACAAGGACACCTGCCGCTCGGTAGCCCTCCGGCCATCTCACATGTGCTCACCCAGCCCTGCCCCTGTACTACTCACTGGGTTGGAAATGATGCAAATCATGGCTTCAGGACAGTGCTGGGCACAGGCAGCCGTCAATGTGGCCACAATGGTAGCATTGGTGTTGAACAGGTCATCTCGTGTCATTCCTGCGATGACCCAGGAGAGTCACATAGAACATtatgaaatttcaaaaaaaaaaaaaaaaaaaaaaaagattacatgtttattttgttcttctgtgtgcacacatgtcacggtgagtgtgagtgtgtgagggaatcaaaggacaacttgtaggagttggccCTCACCTCCCGCTGTTGGGGGCAGAGGTCTTCATACTCAAGCACTAAGAGAACCAGGAATCGTGCAGGAGTGTCTCCTCAATGGAGGAGCTAGAAATCAAATACCTGCATTCCATCTACGGCACTACGGCACTATGATAGATTTGGTTATTGCCCTGGTGACCTTTCTGCTATCTGTGGAGGCAGACCTCACCCAAATTACCAAGAATGATTATCTCAGACTTTCCCTCCCTAGACCTTTACCCATCCTTAGAGGAGACGCCACATGTACTTTATGGCCTGCTGACCTCTACGCTCAGTCAGAGACCACACTAGACTCTAGGCCTTTCAGTTACTgcactctgtgtagaccagactggactcatacacagagacctgcctgcctctgcctctctgagtgctgggattaaaggcgtgcgccataAGGCTCGGCTTCTACTGTGTTCTCAATACACTGACAATGAACTGCCTGGCTTAGACTCCCTGAAATCTACTCCAGGCTGATGAAGTCAATCTGGTTTTCATTCTcatctctttaagtgcttcactTCTGTCTGACACCTGCAGGAACCCCTCAACTGGTGCCTAATGTGGGGCACAAGATCCTCAGAGAAGGTaagcaaagttttgtttttagtctAGAAATCAGAGGTTAGAGAAACTCACTGAAAAGGGGTCTTGACCTTAATGTGAGGGAAAGTACCTATGGGCTCTTCCTAGTCCCACGAGACAAAGCATTCTGCACAATTAGTGAAATATTTGCTAAGatccaaaaaaccccaaaccacccAGCGCGATAGCTCTGCATCACTGTGTGCACAGGAGCTCAGGAGAGAGCCCAAGACAAGGAGGACAAGGACGTCCCAGTCAGTGTGAACCAGGATGGACCTGAGATATCGGGCTTGGTGGCAGCCATCTTGAAGGACTCAAGGGTTAGCAGGAGTCCTAAGGTGGAGCTGGTTCTGCCCACAGCACCAGAGCCAGCAGATACCTGCAGGCTTAATCTGCCAGGCGGACATGTGGCTTTTACCCTAGACAAAGAGGAAGCCTCTGGAGACCCTGGCAATGGGACAGGGCAAATCCACAGCTATCAGCAGAACATCCTTCTCACCCGTGTAAGGACATTGCAGGCGAggctttgaaatatttattaataaaaaattttacttgtgtgtgtgtttgtatgtggtggcCTGCAGAGCTggaagagggtgctgggtcccttggagctggagttagaggaatttgtgagctgcccagtgtggacgCTGGGATCTGCAGTCAGTTCTTGCACTGCAGTGAGTGAGCGTCTGTGACAGCAGAGTCCTCTATCtaccccagccccctccccacatCACATACCTGGCTTCCTGGGCACTCCAGCTGGGATGACCACCACATCACAACCTTTTAGGCAGTCTGGCAGCTGCTCCGGCCCGAGGTAGCCTGGGAAGAAATAACCATTAGAGCAGTGTCACCTTTCTGAGCCCAGGGAGCCACTACATCTGAGGGGAGAGCACACAATCTATGGGTTCCATCTGTGAAGTGACAGCCACTGTCCTCGGGGAAGAGCTCCCTCTGGATCAAACTAGTTCTACAGAAACTAGCaaggaccctcctgtctccacctccggagtggtggaaattgaacccagggctttgtgcatgtcaagatctacccccaccccccaccttttTACAAGATCTCAATATATAGCCCAGGGTGACCTGGAACCGATGACCCTTCTGCCATAAccctgccaagtgctggggtgacaggtgtgtatcaccacgGCCTGCTTCATACTTctaaagtatttattattatgggtgcatgcacacatgcgtgtgcaatCACAGTGCGTGTGTGGGGGACAACTCTTtgaattgattctctccttctaccttcttGTGGGTTCTGGGCAATGAACCCGGGCCAccaggcttacacagcaagtacccaccccacccaccagtTGCTTTCTAAACGGCATCACAGCTTAAATATGTGTAGGCTCATATCCAAAACAATGCTGTCATTTGGGCATTTGTGAAGTTTCACTCTAAAATGAACCTGCAGCCCCTACTTTACAACCCAGCCCATGGCTACTGCAGGGAACATGGTGGAGTCTCCATGGCAGCCGCGCCCAGTACCTTTCACATTTGCTCTGGTCTCAATGTGACTCAGATCTGCTGCCACACCAGGTGTGTGAGCGATGTCATAGAGGGTCAGGCGGCTCACGAGGGGACTGTTCTTCAGGAGGAGTGAAAGGGGTTGCCCAATGCCCCCAGAAGCTCCGAGGACAGCTACTTTAGCATTGTTCTAGAAAAAGGTAGAGAGATGCATACTTTAGACAGAACCAGAAGCATTCCAAAAACCACAGCATAGGGTTTGAGATGATGCAACACCAAAGTGAGACCCGGCAGCCACATCAACCAGCTTCACTGTGGAAGAACTCTGGACCTCCATCCCAAAGTCCAAGTTCAAGTGGAGAGAACACAAGCCTAGATCCAGGGGTCATACTCCAAATGCCTTTTCTACAAGATAAAGAGGCAGCTCCGCCCAGGCCGCCAGCTGGACCCTATCAGCAGCCTTACCTTTGATCTGCAGTTTAAGAACCATACATTACTGGAAAGCAGCAGCTCCTTACTGCTCTAAGAGCGAGGTGGGAGCACCAGAATCCTCACCCCACAGGAACAGCCTCCCACAGTGAGCAGTAGCACTGTGCATCACTGACTGACACACGTCCTCCTGTCTGCTCTTCCATTCCCCTCTCCTGCACTTTtgaggtactgggaactgagtcAAGAGCTCTGCTCtggttaggcaagcgctctgctaCTGAACTCACCCTACGCCCCTCTGCACTGTACTCTAAACCATCTCAAGATTACttgtgggctggcaagatgacccGGCAAGTAGAGGTGCTTGTTGGAAAGgtgaggacctgactttgatcctCAGGGCCCACACACGGAGcaggagaaccaactccagaaaAGTTTTCTGACCTTCACGCACATCCACatgcaataaaatttaaaaataaaagattacttATAACACTTAacacaatgtaaatatataaagggCTGTgaagacagtattttttttaaaagatttattcattttatgtatgtaagtacactgttgctgtcttcagacacaccagaagaaaaaaggacatcaaatcccattacagatggttgtgagccaccatgtggttgctgggaattgaattcaggacctctggaagagcagccagtgctcttaaccactgagccatctctccagcccaagacagtATTGTTTAGGGAATGAGGACAAGAAAAGTTTGTACATGTTCAGTATGCAAGTAATGTATTTTTGAAAAACGTTTATATTCCTACTTATACCTGtatgttacatatgtatctgcATGAATGCATGCCATGTATGTGCGTGTCCATTACAGAagaggtatcagatcctctggaactagagttacagacagttgtgagtcatccagtgtgggtgctgggaactgaacttaggtcctctgtaagagcagcaattgttcttaacctctgagccatctctccagttcctagtttttccttttttgaacgTTTCCAAGGCTGGCTGGACCTGTGGGTGGAGGCCACATGGATACACAGCAGGAAGTGCAATTGGACAGTAATTAATGCTGTAATAAGTAATAATGGGCTTCAGTTATCAaaaaccaaagcccaaggttggggtgtggctcagtgatagagtgcttgccaagcacaCAGCAGAGGACGTGGGCACCATCCCAAGGACTGGAAGAAAAACCAGGGGGGAGTGGATACACACCTAAGCCCaacaggaggcaaaggcaggagagtcCTGAGTTAGAGCACAGCCTGGACTGGACAgggaggccctgtctccaaacaaccCTAACACGGAATCAATGCATGAAGAACCTGGCCACTCTACCCCGCCTGCCcaatcagctcctgtctcccaccCTCCGCTCAGGCATCTCCAAGTTGCCCTCTTTAGGCACTCCTCCATCATTTCACTTCACCAGAAATCTCTGGAAGCTCCTGGTGTCTTAAAGCTGACAGAGCAGGCAGTGGTGGTCCCATTAAGGAAAGTACAAGGTGATCCCAAGTAGGGAATGGAAGAAAACCAGTTGCAtggcttctgtttgttctgttgctttgaggcagggcctgctatgtagcccaggctgacctggaactcagaggaaCTGGCCTGGGCTCATAGGTCTGCACCATGACATTCAGCTTAAAAACAATCTGTTGCTTTTATCTAACAAGTAAGTCTTAACAACTAAAAACCTGAAATGCTACCAAGAAACAAAAAGGGTTAGTGCCCACTCTAGGGTCCTTAGGTGAACCTCTTCAATACAATATTGCTGGGGCAGGATGAGGAAGAGGCTTTTCTCACTTGGTTCTATGTAGTGTACTGAGGTAGTCTTGTTTGTACAGGCACCAGCAACTGTgctaacacacacaaaaatctggTCCTGAGAtcgtaaacatttttttttttaaattatgtttgacTTTCTATATAGTCAGTGGATAACTTGCAGGAGCTGGCTCTATTCTTCACTATCGGGCTATGTGAGTAGTGAAAACTTTAGGTTGACAAGATTGGGGGCACATGTCTTTATCCTGAGTCATCAACCCAGTGGGATTTCTCCAAGGCACTATCACGGTGCTTCCTTCCAACCCCACTGACCTTTGCTGAGAGCCCAGTCACTATTAACAGCCCATGGCCTAGCAACTATATTGAGGATGGATAGAACTGAGATTTCGTTCACaacttctgctttctgctttttcaGTCTGTGTTCCAGATTTGTGTTTCTGATACTCAAATGCACAGACAGATTAaacacatgggggtgggggagggatacATTGAAGCCCTTGACTGCACTTCACCATTGAGATCGCCGGAGCCCAAACATGCTTAGTGCTGCAGGATGCCAGGTGCCTCTGGATTTACTCCACTGTTTTTTCAAGAGCTACTTGGATGCCcaactaatattttctttttgttttctcaatcTACTGAAAGCTGAGCCACTGAATTTTGTTTAATACTCCACACTTGCTCTCTCTGCAAAGTCTTTATACTGTACCACCAACCACATCCAGAGCCCTTCACTGGGGGAGTTTTAACCACGCCCTCAGCCCTTCGCTGGGTCACTCCAGACAGGCACACTACCACTGAGTGCTAGTCTAGCAAGCTCTTCCAGAACTCTTACCATCTCAGGAAATACTATCACATAGGCCCAAACCCTGGCACCGTCCACGACTCCACTCTCCCTTATCTGATCAAATTCGGTTAGCTCCACCGATTcccaccacacccacagtgccacccACATCACAGAGACTCTTTACCCGCCTCCCCCTACCTACTACCAACTACCTGTTCTGTTCAAAATGGTACCTCACTTTTGAGACAATGTCCACGTTTTACAAGGCTTGCTGGgttctctccattcctcccttgaTAGTCTTGATTATTCCACACCTCCCTGCCCCACATGCTGAACTCAGtcactgtcctcctgcctccaattcCTTCTACATGTAATCTATGCTttctgctggtcttcactgaAATGTCACATTCTGATTCTGGGCCTGTGCCTGTGAAATGACTTGCTTCCGAAGCCATGAGTTCAATCTCTAATCTTCCCCATACggtgaaaagagaaaagactccAGCAACTTGCCCTGTGCACTCTCCTGTGCTGTGACACGCACACACAAGGACTCTTGCATTATGTCCTGTCCTACACCTGTGATATATGCTATAtccacacacacaattaaaattttaaatcaaaatatagCATTCTGTGCTTTGCCCACTATCGAAATTCAAATTCAAGTTGGCACACGATGCACCCTTTAATCTCAGgtagagtcaggtggatctctagtCTGAGGCCAGCTAGGTCTACATAGAGAGGTCCAGGTCCAGGCTAGCCTAAGGTGCATAGTGACATTCTTTCTAAAAAacgaaaacaagcaaacaaacccaacgAGGCTGAACTTGGGTGTGCAGCCCAGCGGCACAGCATTCATTTAGCATGCATACGGCCCAgagttcgatcctcagctccacaaacacacaccgaAACCAAGCCACACCATTCATGCTCTGCTGACCTAACCCTACTCTGCCACTCTACATCCATCTCCATGTCCATCTACCACAGTTAACTCCTCTGTGGACCACCCCAGGCCACTTCTTATTCATCCTTGTCATCTCTGAGCACCCAGGGCCTTGGACATACCTAGCAAGTGATTACCACTGAACTATGTCCCCAGCACTGTTTTCCTGTCAGACAGAGTCCTCCTAAACTACCCAGGCAGGTCCTTAAACTTCATCTTCCTGTCTGGAACTCTTGagtggctgggattacaagcgtgcCTCACCAGACCACTTAGGTtggctttctgttttattatctggtgtgtgtgtttaggtgcaGTGCCCATGGCGGCCAGAAGTggcttcagatcctctggagctggagtcacaggtggttagGAGCCAACTgccttgggtcctgggaaccaaaatCCGTTCTCTGCAAAATCAGCAaacacttttaactgctgagtacATCTCCAGACCctgttatctttatttttcaatgaatTGATTGGATGGGGAACAGGAAGacatgacataaataaatatagagtCCCCTCAAATTATTTGGGGTGTGGCCTTGGTTGTATCGATTTTGCTAGAGATATGTAAAAATACAGACCCTGCCCTATTGACAAGATCCTGGGACGCCTTTATTGATTCTGACATGCACTAGTTAAAGAAGCACCGGCCCAGAAGAAGGTGACTATAAATAGCTTAGCTGTAACTGTCCTAGGCCAAGTCTACCCAAAGCAGGGATGATCCTCCAAGAATAATTCATAAGAGAAAGAAGGCTCCAGTAGAGGAGGTGGTTCAGTTGTTAAGTGcataaggacttgagttcaaagccCAATTCCCCAGCCTGGCAGATTCAGTTAAAGGCCTTCTCTAAAACAAGTAAGGTCTAAAACTGTGGTTCTtaagcttcctaatgctgcaaccttttaatacagttccttacgTTGTGACCCTCAAGCATAAAAtcactttcattgctactttgtaaccttaattttattactgttatgaattacaatataaatatttgatatggggcccctgtgaaagggtcattcgatgCCAAGGTGGTTGACAACCGCTGGTCTACAGTGATGGCCAAGACACTGATGTCCttctctagcctctgtacaatcatgtgcacatacaaaacacacacaaataataatgcttggtgcatgtctttaatcccagtactgaggcaGAGACGaatctgtgtgagttccaggccagcctggtctacataagtgaACATAAAGAAAGCAATCCTTTAGCGGAGAAGACTACTGACAGTGCTAATTTCAATCAAGTCTGTCAAAACTGCTGTAACCTTGACTCAGTTCTCTACCCTCAGAACCTCGGGCTGCCGGCACTACAAAGTTAATGTTACACGTCATTTCTCCTCCTCATGTATAACTCGCATGGAGGCTGAGGAGAAAATCCGTTATGTCGAAGCAATGCAAAGTTGCATATTAATGCAATCTGCTTCCGGACCGAGGGCCTTGTCTTCTGCATCTACAGGGAACGCAGACTCTGGGGAGAACCTGGACTGACTTTGCCCCTCTTCCAGGTTTTCTACACAGGATGCTGATGGAATATGAGCCGGGCGGCCCAGCCGTCCAGAGTGAGCCTTGGCGGGTTAAAACCCTCCCGAGCTCCCGGGATGCATGTGCTACCCCCGGAGTTCCTTTCTGAGCAGGCAGCTCCTTGTACCTGGGCCGAAGTGCTGAAGCTGCGGCGGAGAGCGGCACCGGCAGGACGGGCGAGAGCGGACAGCATGACTGGGACGGGCGGGGCACGGACCTACAGGCACAGCAGCTGAAAGGTGACAAGTGACTCCAACGACCTCCACTCTGCGCAGTGCCGGTCCTGTCCAGAGCCACCTGATCTCGCGATAGAGGCTTGGTTCTGCGGCACCAAATCTCGCGAGACAGGCTCGGCTGTGCTGTTCTTGATCTAGCGCGACCAAGACCCGGCCCACTTTTCGAGTTCTCGCGAGAAAAGCCTGACGTCACGCCTCCCTATGGTCCAAAGGAATGCGGGTCTGGGCTCCGCCCACTTCCGATATCTCGCGAGAGAGTCTCGACTTCGCTTTGTCAGGTCGTTCCTTCCCCGCCGTTACGCTTTGCCCACTTCCGGGGTCTGCTGCCAGGACGGTCACAGGCCTTTGGCGGAGTCTTGAGGCCGCCCCTAGCAACCTGGTGCTAGGAGGACTTGTGAAGCGCTCGTCAGAGGACAGGCTCTAGGTTAGAAGTACCTTACAGGAACCGTTAACCCAGGTGGGACTCCAGACAGACGTCCTGCCGAAGTCGCGCAGCAGGTCAGGCGGCCCCGGAGCTCCTGACCTCAGCCAGGCCCAGTTTTCCTGCCCGCGGGGAGACTGGCTGGGGTCCTGGGGAGCAAAGGAAAGACGAGTCCCGGGGCAGGGTGGGCAGCAACTCCCCCACCTCTGTATCCGTCAGAGCCGACCTTTCCACAGTTACACGGAGCCAAGCTTGTTGAGTTTCCAGGCGTTGCACACACCCCCTGCTCGTAGTAGCGAGTACTCGCGTTACTTGGCAACAGGCGATGTGCAGGACCACGGTCCTGTGCGAAGAAACGTTTGGAGATCGTGACTCGGGCTTTCGGCTTATCTCTACCCCTCAAACTTTCCAGCAGTGCAGGGAGCACGTTTCTGCAGCTCTtcctcttgctttttcttctctttttccctccttttccttcttactAGTCGGGGGTATGTGTGAGCGCACAACGCATGgattcgaaaaaaaaaaaaaattccaaagttcacgatcagggctggagggatgactcggtggttaagagcccttgccaCTCTTTCAGAGTTTGGATCCTAGGACTCTAGCATGTGGCTCATAACcccctgtaactctagcttcagggatAGCCATTGCCTCTGGCTTCCGCAGGCACTCATGTGTACAAACCTACggagacacacagaaataaacggaatttaaaatgataaaaatgcaaaactaaggattcatacacatatacacatgcacacatatacacctacatACATTCGAATGCATGCTACACACATAGAAAATATTCAGGAGGCTGCAACAGGAGGATtcatgtgagtttgaggccaacataaaactgttaaaaaacaaaacaaaacaaaataacaaccacacacaaaaaaagtggAAGATCTGGGGTTAGAAAAGGAACTGGAAGAGGGGGCATGGGTTGGGTTTGATCAAAACACTTTACATGAATGTGAAATTCTCCAGCAATAAAATGTAAGTTCAGTGTCCCAGCTCCGCTTAAGAAGTCCTATAATCCGAGGTacttggaggctgaagcaggatggTAGTAAGTTCAATGACTCATTCTGGCTGGGGACAGTGACAGAGAAAGCAAGGCTGGTGGTAACAACACGAGAGCTAAAAAACATAGCAACACATGAGAGTTCACAGTGGTTGACTGACTCTGTCTTCTGTGGCCTCTACCTCTTTGCTGGATTGATAAAGTGCACTACCAGCCCAGTCTGGAATTGGATATGCCTCCCCTGgttctttcctgccttttttcCTTGGGGAGTGGAATCTACTGGGCATCTGACTATCATTTGGAGAAGTGATATAGTGCTGTGTGAACCTGGGAAAAATGGGTTTGGAATGGAGGTCATGTTAAAGAACCTtccagaaggggttggggatttagctcagtggtagagcgcttgcctagcaagtgcaaggccctgggttcagtccccagctccagaaaaaaaaaaaaaaaagacaaaagaacctTCCAGAAGATGAGCCATCTAAACTGAGACCTGCCAGATGAATGGGTGGGTCTCAATGGGACCCCTGGAGGAGAGAAGTGTCTCTTGTCTGGAAACTTGCCTATAATTGGTGAGCTGATAatatggttcagtgggtaaagaagcttgccaccaaacttgatacctgagttccaggacccatgcagtggaaggaaaaaaaaaaaaaaaaaccatgctgTTGATTCTTCAGAAGTGGGAAGTGTGTAGGCAAGTGAACGGAAGAGGCACGGAAATGTAGACTTGTATTCAGGGAGACACTTTATTTCTGTTGGGTGGGGATATTTGGATAAGATATATTGGATCTTATCTCTGGACTATATGTTCTGGTAATTGTTTAACTTTCTGACGTCATCTAGGGATCAGGAGGTATGTATGTATTAatcattagttaattaattttgctCTTCTGAGACaacgtttctctgtgtagtcctctGGCTCTCCTGAAATTGTAAATCGGACTGACAaactctacctcccaaatgctgggattaaaagcatgccgctgccaccaccacctataatttttttaaggcagggtatAATGTACCCCAGGTTGCCCTCAGActttctgtgtagccaaggatggtcttgaactcctgatcttcctgcctctaattCCAGAGTGATGCTATTGCAGGCTTGCATCAATATACCCAATTTATGCAGTGTTGGTGATGCAATCCAGGCCCTTGTGAAAGGTGGGCAAGCACTGTACACACTGAGCTCATCTCATTCTGTTTGTTCAACTTGAGACCATTCTGAGAGTGGGCCCTACTGAATTCTGATAGAGTTGAATGAGTTTAGAGGAGGTTGGAAACATCAGGTGTTCAGAGCCCCTGAAAACTAGCCAGGAACCTTGGATCTGATTCTTGGAGTGTGTCTAGCAACACTTTTGGGATCATCACAAGCATGTCAGGGGGAAACGGGACTTGATTTCAACACAAAGGATCTCAGGGCCTGAGGATACAAGGGATGAGTGGCTGGGATTTTGGGGGGAGACTACACAATGAGATGGCTGGAATGTGAAGGAAGGGGGGAGCCAGAGAAGGATAGAGGTGGGACAAGTACAGGC includes:
- the Mdh2 gene encoding malate dehydrogenase, mitochondrial → MLSALARPAGAALRRSFSTSAQNNAKVAVLGASGGIGQPLSLLLKNSPLVSRLTLYDIAHTPGVAADLSHIETRANVKGYLGPEQLPDCLKGCDVVVIPAGVPRKPGMTRDDLFNTNATIVATLTAACAQHCPEAMICIISNPVNSTIPITAEVFKKHGVYNPNKIFGVTTLDIVRANTFVAELKGLDPARVNVPVIGGHAGKTIIPLISQCTPKVDFPQDQLATLTGRIQEAGTEVVKAKAGAGSATLSMAYAGARFVFSLVDAMNGKEGVIECSFVQSKEAECTYFSTPLLLGKKGLEKNLGIGKITPFEEKMIAEAIPELKASIKKGEDFVKNMK